TCTTGAAACAAACTATCCTCGGCAGAGCCTTCGGGGGATTCTTTAGAGTAAAAATTAGAATCATGGAAATTCTGTAATCTTGCCCAATAATTCTATAAAAGTATGATTCATATTTGAATTATATTTGGGTCTATGAAAAAATCTAGAGGGAGATCTTTTTTAAGTATGATAGAACATTCAAGATGAGCTCATAATTTCAAAATATATTCTAACTACTAAACTTTATAAATAAAAAATTTACAGGACGAAAAACAAAATGATTTGTCAACAAACAAATCAAATGGTACTACTAATTATGACTTTAATAAACGGATTTATAACCCCAATCTTTAAGAATAAAATTATGCTATTAAACCCCATCTTAATCTACTTAGCCGATGATGATAAAGATGATCGTATGCTTTTTAAAGAAGCATTGGATGAGATCGATATGGATATTACTATTGAAGACTATGACAATGGCGTCACATTAATGGACAATCTTTTAAACAAAAGCAAACCTTTACCACATGCTATTTATCTGGACTTAAATATGCCTTTAATGAATGGTGAAGAATGTTTAAATGACATAAAAAATGAGCCAGAGCTTGCCCAAATTCCCATAATAATTTACTCCACTTATATGGATAACACCGGCGTCCTTAATTTACAACAAAAAGGTGCTGATCTATATTTGGAAAAACCCAACTCTTTTGAGCTACTTAAAATACTATTAAGAAAAAGCCTGGAATATATTAAAAGTGATTCCAGGAATATAGTTCAGGCTTCAGAATTTGTTATCTCTCAAAAAACACATTAGTTTCCTATTTTAATTATGCCATAAGTTTACGGCATTCTTGTGCACAAGCAATACAAGATTCGGCACATGCT
This genomic window from Mariniflexile sp. TRM1-10 contains:
- a CDS encoding response regulator, which codes for MVLLIMTLINGFITPIFKNKIMLLNPILIYLADDDKDDRMLFKEALDEIDMDITIEDYDNGVTLMDNLLNKSKPLPHAIYLDLNMPLMNGEECLNDIKNEPELAQIPIIIYSTYMDNTGVLNLQQKGADLYLEKPNSFELLKILLRKSLEYIKSDSRNIVQASEFVISQKTH